ATCAACAAAGTCCATCAAGGAGAACATATTCAACCCAAATGGGCCCCCGCCCCCCTAATGAAATCGAAAGAGAAAACTTTTCCTCAACTCGGTTGGCCACGAAAGACCGACTCCCTTTGCCCTCGCTGTGTCCAGGAAGTTCGCCAAGAAATAGTTTCGGGCAGTAAAAATTATAAAGTACTCATTAATGAAAATCCTGGTGAAATTAAAGCCGACATCATTGAACGCGACGGACAGATTTTGATGGTGAAGGAATGCTCCAGACATGGAAAATTTGAAGATATCCTGTCGATGGACGTAAAATTTTTGGAGCGTATTGAAAAACTTTATCCGGGACGTGATTTCAAATCGCCTCTTACTCCTTTGAGAAACCACGGAACTTCCACCATCAAGTATGGTCGTGGCGCCGTACTTACCGTCGATCTCACCAATCGTTGCAACATGATGTGTGACCCCTGTTTTATGGATGCCAACCAGGTGGGTTATGTGCATGAACTCAGCTGGGATGAAATTAAGGAAATTTTGGACAACTCACTTAAAATTAAGCCTCGTCGCCAAATGTCGGTTCAATACTCCGGTGGAGAGCCTACCCTTTCTCCCTACTTTTTAGACGCTGTCAAATATGCCACCGACGTGGGATATTTCAGTACTCAATGTGCCACCAACGGAATTCGTTTTGCGCAAGAACCTGATTTTGCCCAAAAGGCCTTTGATGCGGGTCTACGCATTGCTTACTTGCAGTTTGACGGCGCCGAAAACGCCGCGAATGAACACCGTAAGATTAGTAATTTATTTGATGTGAAACTTCGAGCGATTACCAACCTCGCTCATGCCGGCATAGAAGTCGTTCTGGTGACCACGCTTGTAAACACCGTAAACGATCATCAAGTGGGCCCCATCATCGATTTTGCCATTCAAAATGTGGATAAAGTCACCTTCTGTTCTTTTCAACCGGTTTCATTTACCGGAAGAGATGAAGATATTTCGGATGAAGACCGTCGCCGTCAACGCTACACGCTCTCTCACTTGGCGCACGACGTAAAAAAGCAAACTGGAGTTTCGGAGCCCCTGCGGGATTGGTTTCCTTTGTCTGCCATAGGTCCTATCAGTGATTTAACCGACATGATGCGCGGTCCTGAAAAAGATTTTGGAAGCCTGAAATGCGGCTGTCACCCCAACTGCGGCGTGGGGATGGCTTTGATGATCGATAAACATGAAAAGAAATGGTTGCCTGTTTCTGAATTTTTACACATCGACCAGATTATTAAAGACGCTGAAGCGATTACAGATGCCTGTCAGCCCACCTGGTTGAGCAAGCTGGAGATTGCCTGTTCCGTACTTCGTAATTTTGATCCGGGAAAGGCACCTAAAGAACTTACCTTAAAAGAACTCATCACCAAATTCGACAAACAAAGTGGTGGCAGCATGACCGAAGGAAAAGTGAATTACGGGAAAGGCTTGGAACGTAAGCGAGACCGTTGGCACTTCATGTTTATTGCCGGAATGTGGTTTCAAGATTTGTTCAATTACGATTTCAGGCGCACCGAAATGTGTATCATCCCTTATGGGACTCAAGAGGGGGAAATTTCGTTTTGTGCTTATAATACAGGAATTGGCTGGAGGCAGATTATTGAGCATCTCCATAAAAATGCCAGTGTTGGGGAATGGTATCGCAAAAAAGGCAGACATGAGATTTATTCAGGAGGCAAAGCCATGCCAGTGCCAGAAGTAGATCATCAGGTAGTATTGCCTATGAAAGTAGAAAATAATCCTACCCTTCACTAGTTAACTTGTTTTAAAGAACGAGGGCGACTCAAAAGGTCGCCCTTTTTTATTAGACCTCATGAATACTTTCAACTCTCACGAAATTTGGCTATCTTTTCTCCCCTTGCTGCTCGTCAATATTTTTGCCCTTTCGAGCATTCCTCTTTATATTTGGGTACGAAAAAAAGCCCCCAAAAGTAAGGTGGAGGATGAACTCAATAAACGTCACCATTCCAAACTGCTCAATCGCTGGTTCAAAGAATATTGGTATTGGGTTACTTCTCCCATCGAAAAAGCTGCACTCAGGCTTAAATTAAGTCCCAATTTCTTTACCAGTCTGGGATTTCTCATTTGCTTAGGGTCCGGATTCGCTTATTTTTTTGGCTATCTAGGGCTTGCGGGTTGGTGTGTTATTTTAGGTGGAACTTGCGATATGTTTGATGGTCGCATTGCGCGGCTGACGAACCACTCTTCCCGGGCAGGGGCCTTTTATGATTCGGTGATGGATCGATATGGGGAAGTGGTTACTTTCATGGGCCTGGCCTGTTTTTATCGTCAGCATTGGTTTTTCTATTTTATCCTCGCCTCTCTGGTGGGTTCCGTATTGGTCAGTTATGCCCGCGCGCGAGGGGAATCGGTTGGAGTGACTTTCCAAGGCGGCTCCATGCAAAGGCCTGAACGTATCGTTTACCTGGGAGTGAGTTCCATTTTTAGTCCGCTGTTTGCCTTGATGTTTGGATGGATACATCCGGCGCTGAACTCCAACTTCCTGCTCTATCTTGCCGTGATCATGATAGCGGTGATGACGAATTGGACCGCGGTTTACAGGACTTTTTGGATTTATCGCGAACTAGAAAGGAAGAGCCAATAGATCTCTTAGAATAAAGCTCCGATGACATTCCTGTTCTTTTCCTTCAGAGCAGGTGAGCGCCACCTTTCCTTCATTTTCACGAATCAATTTCACAAGCTGATCAAGCCCTCGCCTATAAGCTTCTGTTTGCCGATGTTGCCGCTCAAAATTTTCCAGACTTCTTTCCCCGGCTATTTTTGGATTCCCCAAGGTATCGCCCATAAACACATAGTGAATATTTTCTTTTGCCAAACTTGCTTCCAAAGCCCTTCGATTAAACTGGGGGAACCATTGGCTCTGCGGGTTTTGACGGACATCCACGACGCAAGTCACACTGGCGGCCTTGAGTTCAGCGATGTATTGTTCAATCGTTTTATTGGAGGTACCGATGCCTAGTACAGCAGAGGCCACCCTCTCCCTAACCCTCTCCCCTCGAGGGAGAGGGGACCCTAAACTCCCTCCCCCCTGGAGGGGGAGGGTCGGGGAGAGGGGGATCTTGGACGCACTTTCCACCCATCTCCCCCGATGCCTCACATTATTGGATGCCCTCAGTCCAAACACCGCCTCCTCATAAACACTCCTCGTATAAGCCCCGGTTCCAAATAGAGTAGGATCTTCCTCTCTCACCTGACCCATAATTTGAGTCGCAACGCGTGTGGGGATGGGAAGAGTTTTTGCTTTTTTCAAAAGATGATCCAGCATCTCCCGCCTAAAATCGTAACCTTTGCGATAAAGCCCCTTCTCCAAAAATAAAACCGCTTCCCCTTCTTCAGTCTGTTTCACCTTCATCATGGCCACTGCCACAATGTGACCCTGCTCTCTCACCACCACCAGTCGCATATTTTTAGAACCCAGGGCCGCCACCACATTCTGGGTAAAAGTAGGATTGGCATTGGGATTAAAACAGTTGAGTAATTCCGGATGCAGAGCTCCCATGCGAATAAAAA
The DNA window shown above is from Deltaproteobacteria bacterium and carries:
- a CDS encoding DUF488 domain-containing protein; protein product: MGPYPCGSLGPCLAISQKVHLSSYANLREEVDQHQKAVEGAWVREEITAWRKLDCAWQDQRIGEIRESLRKEIGQLKEASSAEQKMECLLRLKPIKELLSWMQLELALESDRRKDALKELKQIERRYREAGYDKVADHFLELAQQLEQEISSRRVYKDLRIEDTDDPALFIRMGALHPELLNCFNPNANPTFTQNVVAALGSKNMRLVVVREQGHIVAVAMMKVKQTEEGEAVLFLEKGLYRKGYDFRREMLDHLLKKAKTLPIPTRVATQIMGQVREEDPTLFGTGAYTRSVYEEAVFGLRASNNVRHRGRWVESASKIPLSPTLPLQGGGSLGSPLPRGERVRERVASAVLGIGTSNKTIEQYIAELKAASVTCVVDVRQNPQSQWFPQFNRRALEASLAKENIHYVFMGDTLGNPKIAGERSLENFERQHRQTEAYRRGLDQLVKLIRENEGKVALTCSEGKEQECHRSFILRDLLALPF
- a CDS encoding radical SAM protein — protein: MAVAYKDLEDRHGKVTHKTESKHDFYLSQPGKLASEKLEQGGLKLKERLLVGAAKALWPVFKFINKVHQGEHIQPKWAPAPLMKSKEKTFPQLGWPRKTDSLCPRCVQEVRQEIVSGSKNYKVLINENPGEIKADIIERDGQILMVKECSRHGKFEDILSMDVKFLERIEKLYPGRDFKSPLTPLRNHGTSTIKYGRGAVLTVDLTNRCNMMCDPCFMDANQVGYVHELSWDEIKEILDNSLKIKPRRQMSVQYSGGEPTLSPYFLDAVKYATDVGYFSTQCATNGIRFAQEPDFAQKAFDAGLRIAYLQFDGAENAANEHRKISNLFDVKLRAITNLAHAGIEVVLVTTLVNTVNDHQVGPIIDFAIQNVDKVTFCSFQPVSFTGRDEDISDEDRRRQRYTLSHLAHDVKKQTGVSEPLRDWFPLSAIGPISDLTDMMRGPEKDFGSLKCGCHPNCGVGMALMIDKHEKKWLPVSEFLHIDQIIKDAEAITDACQPTWLSKLEIACSVLRNFDPGKAPKELTLKELITKFDKQSGGSMTEGKVNYGKGLERKRDRWHFMFIAGMWFQDLFNYDFRRTEMCIIPYGTQEGEISFCAYNTGIGWRQIIEHLHKNASVGEWYRKKGRHEIYSGGKAMPVPEVDHQVVLPMKVENNPTLH
- a CDS encoding CDP-alcohol phosphatidyltransferase family protein, which gives rise to MNTFNSHEIWLSFLPLLLVNIFALSSIPLYIWVRKKAPKSKVEDELNKRHHSKLLNRWFKEYWYWVTSPIEKAALRLKLSPNFFTSLGFLICLGSGFAYFFGYLGLAGWCVILGGTCDMFDGRIARLTNHSSRAGAFYDSVMDRYGEVVTFMGLACFYRQHWFFYFILASLVGSVLVSYARARGESVGVTFQGGSMQRPERIVYLGVSSIFSPLFALMFGWIHPALNSNFLLYLAVIMIAVMTNWTAVYRTFWIYRELERKSQ